A DNA window from Paenibacillus andongensis contains the following coding sequences:
- a CDS encoding AraC family transcriptional regulator, translating into MDLLKNMNGALTYIEENLANDIDLKEVARCAFCSEYHFKRMFSFLAGISLSEYIRRRRLTLAAFELKGSSTKVIDIAVKYGYNSSDSFARAFQSLHGLTPSEARSNGHSLKAYPPMTFQLTIKGGNEMIYRIEEKEAFRIVGIKKRVPIQFNGVNPEIASMWQSLDGETIANLKNLSNVEPLGLLSASTNFSEGRMEEKGDFDHFIGVATTKKCPDHLTHLDVSASTWAVFEAIGPFPDTLQNVWGRIYSEWFPSSNYEAIEGPEILWNEHKDVTSPTFKSEIWIPISKK; encoded by the coding sequence ATGGATTTGCTTAAAAACATGAATGGCGCTTTAACGTATATTGAAGAAAACCTTGCGAACGATATTGATTTGAAAGAAGTTGCAAGATGTGCTTTTTGCTCCGAATACCATTTCAAAAGGATGTTTTCCTTCCTTGCCGGTATTTCGCTATCGGAATACATCCGCCGCAGACGCCTTACTCTTGCAGCATTTGAGCTTAAAGGCAGCAGCACAAAAGTCATTGACATTGCAGTGAAATACGGGTATAACTCATCCGATTCTTTTGCAAGAGCTTTTCAAAGTTTGCATGGCCTAACACCGTCAGAAGCCAGAAGTAATGGCCATTCACTTAAAGCCTACCCACCAATGACCTTTCAGTTAACCATCAAAGGAGGAAATGAAATGATCTATCGAATTGAGGAAAAAGAGGCATTTCGCATTGTTGGTATTAAGAAAAGGGTTCCCATCCAATTCAATGGGGTAAATCCGGAGATTGCGTCTATGTGGCAAAGTTTGGATGGAGAAACGATCGCTAACCTTAAAAACCTTTCTAATGTCGAGCCTTTAGGACTGCTTAGTGCATCTACAAACTTTTCTGAGGGCAGGATGGAGGAAAAAGGGGATTTTGATCACTTTATTGGTGTAGCAACAACGAAGAAGTGTCCAGATCACCTAACGCACCTTGATGTTTCTGCCTCAACATGGGCTGTATTCGAAGCAATCGGACCCTTTCCCGATACACTGCAAAATGTATGGGGACGCATTTATTCTGAATGGTTTCCATCCTCCAACTATGAAGCAATAGAAGGTCCAGAAATCCTTTGGAATGAGCATAAAGATGTAACTTCACCAACTTTTAAAAGTGAAATATGGATACCGATTTCGAAAAAGTAA